A genomic window from Pyricularia oryzae 70-15 chromosome 7, whole genome shotgun sequence includes:
- a CDS encoding oxalate decarboxylase oxdD — translation MRQFIAGLAMLAPALAAPAPQMPASYGQNPAPQGGVTPLPPVQGPTGQLRGSINLQGGIAPRPPVKGGDSAKVPNPQLVTGQEADSKLGLFLDFNSVEVPQPIRGSRGSTDPGPRTYEYERLNPDLFAPPTSDKGDVPNSQWPMSLSHNKLGNGKNSGWARQQNTAVLPVATAMAGVDMRLEPGAYRELHWHTSGEWALVLKGGVRVAAMNEDGQSFVDDVTAGDVWFFPPGIPHSLQALDEGCEFLLVFDEGDFSEDATFLATETMMRNPESVIAKNFEVDISALKDLPTEELFIFNGTPAPEDIQQQNITGSAGSITAPNSYTYHWSQQKPFQTPGGSVKILDPATFPIAEMFSAALVTVEPGAMRELHWHTTSDEWNFFLQGSARMTVFSAPSSSRTFDYTAGDVGYIRTAESHYIENTGTEDVVFLEVLQAKKFSDISVSQWLALTPRQVVKDTLHLSDAVLDRLPKEKTLIKVGNKNMTAIANQASGNTTATKRR, via the exons ATGAGACAATTCATTGCAGGACTGGCCATGCTGGCCCCGGCTTTGGCCGCTCCCGCGCCGCA GATGCCCGCCAGCTACGGCCAGAACCCCGCTCCTCAGGGCGGCGTCACTCCTCTGCCTCCCGTCCAGGGCCCTACCGGCCAGCTTCGAGGCTCCATCAACCTTCAGGGTGGCATTGCTCCCCGCCCGCCCGTCAAGGGAGGTGACTCGGCCAAGGTTCCCAACCCCCAGTTGGTCACCGGCCAGGAGGCGGACTCCAAGCTTGGCCTCTTCCTCGACTTCAACAGCGTCGAGGTCCCGCAGCCCATCAGGGGTAGCAGGGGCTCTACCGACCCGGGTCCTC GCACCTACGAGTACGAGAGGCTCAACCCCGACCTCTTTGCTCCTCCCACCTCGGACAAGGGCGATGTTCCCAACTCGCAGTGGCCCATGTCCCTGAGCCACAACAAGCTCGGCAACGGCAAGAACTCGGGCTGGGCTCGCCAGCAAAACACCGCCGTCCTGCCCGTCGCCACGGCCATGGCCGGTGTCGACATGCGCCTCGAGCCCGGCGCGTACCGTGAGCTCCACTGGCACACCTCGGGAGAGTGGGCCCTCGTGCTCAAGGGCGGTGTCCGCGTCGCCGCCATGAACGAGGACGGCCAGAGCTTCGTCGACGACGTCACCGCCGGAGACGTGTGGTTCTTCCCGCCCGGAATCCCCCACTCGCTCCAGGCCCTCGACGAGGGCTGCGAGTTCCTCCTGGTCTTCGACGAGGGTGACTTCTCCGAGGACGCCACCTTCCTCGCCACCGAGACCATGATGCGCAACCCCGAGTCGGTCATCGCCAAGAACTTCGAGGTCGACATCTCGGCCCTCAAGGACCTGCCCACGGAAGAGCTCTTCATCTTCAACGGCACCCCCGCCCCCGAGGACATCCAGCAGCAAAACATCACCGGGTCGGCCGGCTCCATCACCGCCCCCAACTCGTACACCTACCACTGGTCTCAGCAGAAGCCCTTCCAGACCCCCGGCGGCTCCGTCAAGATCCTGGATCCGGCCACCTTCCCCATCGCCGAGATGTTCTCCGCCGCCCTCGTGACCGTCGAGCCCGGCGCCATGCGCGAGCTGCACTGGCACACCACCTCGGACGAGTGGAACTTTTTCCTGCAGGGATCGGCCCGCATGACCGTCTTCTCTGCCCCTTCGTCGTCGCGCACCTTTGACTACACCGCCGGAGACGTCGGCTACATCCGCACCGCCGAGTCGCACTACATCGAGAACACTGGCACCGAGGACGTCGTCTTCCTCGAGGTCCTGCAGGCCAAGAAGTTCAGCGACATTAGCGTGTCGCAGTGGTTGGCCCTCACCCCTCGCCAGGTCGTCAAGGACACTCTGCACCTGTCCGACGCTGTCCTCGACCGCCTGCCCAAGGAAAAGACCCTGATCAAGGTCGGCAACAAGAACATGACCGCCATTGCCAACCAGGCCAGCGGCAACACGACCGCCACCAAGCGCCGATGA
- a CDS encoding 3-phytase A: MLFNSIFLSFISLAIVANAQVSVFDAPARGFQFKAAITHNWGQYAPFFVAPSAPSDYDSSATLPGCSITFAQVLQRHGARYPTAQTGRKFSNTIHRLQTSRTGSGVLNNYIKNYKYNLGVEELNDLGRRQTENSGYYFYQRYQNLARRNEPFIRYDDKKRVFDSAELWAKGFHRASITDKGRARPETFPYKAVALPHGHGFNNTLNNKACPKFEKSYSKKFEKEVVDTIMAGLIQRINSDFQGAGLTGQDVVNLMGLCTMETTANFEKTGQLSPLCNLFTEADWVKYGYLSSVQKWYRYGNGNPLGPTMGVGWVNELIARLTRSPVQDQTSTNTTLDRNPETFPLQGKLYADFSHTDDMIGIYAALGLFNAPASGTTKIPTNKIATPKELGGFSSSLVSPMGARMYVEKMICTGHKEELVRVLINERVMTLSNCGADRMGRCTLSKFILSLDFARNGGRWDQCFANI; encoded by the coding sequence ATGTTGTTCAATTCGATATTTCTAAGCTTCATTTCGCTGGCAATCGTAGCCAATGCTCAAGTTTCTGTTTTTGATGCGCCAGCCCGCGGTTTTCAATTTAAAGCAGCAATCACTCATAATTGGGGCCAGTATGCACCATTTTTCGTTGCACCGTCAGCACCATCGGATTATGATTCCTCTGCTACCTTGCCAGGGTGTAGCATTACGTTTGCCCAAGTCCTTCAGAGGCACGGGGCTCGATACCCAACCGCTCAAACCGGGCGGAAATTCTCGAACACGATTCACCGACTCCAAACCTCACGTACCGGTAGTGGCGTATTGAATAACTACATTAAAAACTACAAATACAATCTCGGAGTCGAGGAATTGAATGATTTGGGCCGTCGGCAAACAGAGAACTCCGGGTATTATTTTTACCAAAGATACCAAAATCTGGCCAGAAGGAACGAACCATTTATTCGCTATGATGACAAAAAACGCGTGTTTGATAGCGCAGAACTCTGGGCTAAGGGTTTCCATCGAGCTTCTATAACAGATAAAGGCCGGGCTAGACCAGAAACCTTTCCCTACAAAGCTGTGGCGCTCCCTCACGGACATGGGTTTAATAATACCTTGAACAATAAAGCTTGCCCGAAATTTGAAAAATCTTACTCCAAAAAATTCGAAAAGGAAGTGGTCGATACAATTATGGCCGGTCTTATACAACGCATAAACTCGGATTTCCAAGGTGCTGGGTTAACCGGTCAAGACGTTGTAAATCTTATGGGACTGTGCACCATGGAAACAACGGCGAACTTCGAAAAAACTGGCCAACTTTCACCGCTTTGCAATCTGTTTACGGAAGCAGATTGGGTAAAATATGGTTACTTGTCCAGCGTGCAAAAATGGTACAGATACGGAAACGGTAATCCTTTGGGCCCAACTATGGGCGTGGGATGGGTAAACGAACTTATTGCACGATTAACCCGAAGCCCAGTCCAAGATCAAACCAGTACCAATACGACACTTGACAGGAACCCGGAAACCTTCCCCCTACAAGGCAAATTGTATGCTGATTTTAGCCATACGGACGATATGATAGGGATTTACGCGGCGTTGGGGCTATTTAACGCCCCGGCCTCTGGAACAACAAAAATTCCCACCAATAAAATCGCAACCCCAAAGGAGCTTGGTGGATTTTCATCCAGTTTGGTATCGCCTATGGGTGCGAGGATGTACGTTGAGAAAATGATTTGCACGGGACATAAGGAAGAACTGGTGAGGGTTTTGATTAATGAACGGGTAATGACACTTTCTAATTGCGGTGCTGATCGCATGGGGAGGTGCACCCTTAGCAAATTCATTTTGAGCTTGGATTTTGCTAGGAATGGAGGGCGTTGGGATCAATGTTTTGCGAACATTTAG